In Dyadobacter sp. NIV53, a single window of DNA contains:
- a CDS encoding alpha-1,2-fucosyltransferase, whose amino-acid sequence MIISKISHGLGNQLFQYAIARSMALKQNTSLYLDLRYYNHTYATDTFRSFKLNKFNINFDLLDESPALIYLSKSTKLFPNRSFPPFFKLVRDKQSTFEPEVLSAKSMFTYLSGFWQTEKYFRDIKETLQKELTLKSVETEQFKVYKKQIQAENCPVSLHIRRGDYVNNTQFNNQFGFIGLDYYRNAIKFFKEKSPDCKFFVFSDDLEWVKENLNSGQDFIFVENTGENSDLEDLMLMRACHHHIIANSSFSWWGAWLNPKEDKIVIAPARWYNNLPDLNTNDLVPENWIRL is encoded by the coding sequence ATGATTATTTCAAAAATATCCCATGGATTGGGAAACCAGCTTTTTCAGTATGCGATTGCCAGAAGCATGGCCTTAAAGCAAAACACATCGCTCTATCTTGACCTTCGCTATTACAATCATACTTATGCTACTGATACATTCAGAAGTTTTAAACTGAATAAATTCAATATTAATTTTGATTTGCTGGATGAATCACCAGCTTTGATTTATCTATCCAAGTCCACAAAATTATTTCCGAACCGAAGTTTTCCTCCTTTTTTCAAACTGGTAAGAGACAAACAAAGCACATTTGAGCCCGAGGTACTTTCTGCAAAATCAATGTTCACTTATTTGAGCGGCTTTTGGCAAACGGAAAAATATTTCAGGGATATTAAAGAAACACTGCAAAAGGAGCTCACCTTAAAATCAGTTGAAACAGAACAGTTTAAAGTTTACAAAAAACAAATCCAGGCTGAAAACTGCCCGGTATCCTTACATATCCGGCGTGGTGACTATGTCAATAACACGCAGTTTAACAATCAGTTTGGCTTTATAGGATTGGATTATTACAGAAACGCGATCAAATTTTTCAAAGAAAAATCACCTGATTGTAAATTTTTTGTATTCAGTGACGATCTGGAATGGGTGAAAGAAAATTTAAATTCAGGACAAGATTTTATTTTTGTTGAAAATACGGGTGAAAACAGCGATCTGGAAGATCTGATGCTGATGCGTGCCTGCCATCACCATATTATTGCCAACAGTTCGTTTAGCTGGTGGGGCGCCTGGCTCAATCCAAAAGAGGATAAAATTGTAATAGCTCCTGCCAGATGGTACAACAACCTGCCTGACCTGAATACAAATGACCTGGTTCCGGAGAACTGGATAAGGCTTTAA
- a CDS encoding acyltransferase — translation MKHRFEVLDIFRGLFASLVFLFHLGPFAETPILNNSFVENSDMFVDFFFVLSGFVIAYSYQSISDRQSLKLFFTKRLYRIYPLHFVMLMAFVGMEIAKNLLNPYVKVNNLGNPANSVYTFFTSLFLINSTPLPGVKDVSWNIPSWSISAEMMAYIVFGILVLFIHFAKHVSSRNWYYALICLVSVSGLWLVSSSFQINYSFDYGFLRGILGFFTGVLCFNLFSNTNENVRKWPSIIFSIAELISLTLIGYCIFNGEILKPWGIVFEILFFVCIYTFSFEKGFISAALKSVTLLHKLGKYSYSIYMSHALLISLFNVLFIRILKFPPSAYSYLFILNFILIYFFSVWTYKNIEMRFQYKTPKKIPMVEKSTV, via the coding sequence ATGAAACACAGATTTGAAGTCCTGGACATTTTTCGTGGCTTATTTGCATCCCTGGTTTTTCTCTTTCATTTAGGTCCATTTGCTGAAACTCCTATTCTCAATAACAGTTTTGTCGAGAACTCCGACATGTTTGTTGATTTTTTCTTTGTACTGAGCGGCTTTGTTATTGCTTACAGTTATCAGTCGATTTCAGACAGGCAGTCACTAAAACTGTTTTTCACCAAAAGATTATACCGCATTTATCCATTACATTTTGTGATGCTTATGGCTTTTGTGGGAATGGAAATAGCGAAAAATCTACTTAATCCTTATGTAAAGGTTAATAATCTCGGCAATCCCGCTAATAGTGTATATACTTTTTTCACCTCACTTTTCTTGATAAACTCCACACCTCTTCCCGGTGTTAAAGATGTGAGCTGGAATATTCCTAGCTGGTCTATCAGTGCCGAAATGATGGCCTACATTGTATTTGGAATACTGGTTCTTTTCATTCATTTTGCAAAGCACGTTTCCTCGCGCAACTGGTATTATGCGCTGATTTGTCTGGTTTCAGTATCAGGGCTATGGCTGGTTTCCAGCAGTTTTCAGATCAATTACAGCTTTGATTACGGCTTTCTTCGCGGCATTCTGGGATTTTTCACAGGCGTACTTTGTTTTAATCTGTTCAGCAATACCAATGAAAATGTCAGAAAATGGCCTTCCATTATCTTTTCAATTGCAGAACTCATTTCACTTACACTTATTGGATATTGTATTTTCAATGGGGAAATACTAAAACCATGGGGAATCGTTTTCGAAATCTTATTTTTCGTTTGTATCTATACATTTTCATTCGAAAAAGGCTTCATTTCCGCAGCACTCAAAAGTGTAACCCTGCTTCATAAACTTGGAAAATATTCCTATTCCATTTATATGTCACACGCGTTACTAATCAGCCTTTTCAATGTCCTTTTCATACGCATCTTAAAATTTCCACCCAGTGCTTATTCCTATTTATTTATCCTGAATTTTATTCTGATATACTTCTTCTCGGTCTGGACATACAAGAATATTGAGATGAGGTTTCAATATAAAACCCCTAAAAAAATACCAATGGTGGAGAAGAGCACGGTTTAG
- a CDS encoding anti-sigma regulatory factor: protein MKWILIELLTNAVKHSGAERCELKITIKDKKLIIEKEDYGPPLTITDFDSGKKISWPLNQDESVNFQVYHNGSDSLRIKCIGNNEAIFFIDQLENQEMPGLLADISEHFGLLIITKASDGFKYEFDQDSKINRFTSHFNLK from the coding sequence ATGAAATGGATTTTAATCGAATTGTTAACCAACGCTGTAAAACATTCCGGTGCGGAAAGATGTGAGCTAAAAATCACAATTAAGGATAAAAAACTGATTATTGAAAAAGAAGATTACGGCCCGCCACTGACCATAACCGATTTTGATAGTGGAAAAAAAATATCATGGCCTCTGAATCAGGATGAATCGGTCAACTTTCAGGTATACCACAACGGATCAGATTCATTACGAATTAAATGCATCGGCAACAACGAGGCAATTTTTTTTATCGATCAGCTCGAAAACCAGGAAATGCCGGGATTACTGGCGGATATCAGTGAGCATTTCGGATTGCTTATTATCACAAAAGCATCGGATGGGTTTAAGTATGAATTTGATCAGGATAGTAAAATAAACAGGTTTACAAGCCACTTTAATTTAAAATAA
- a CDS encoding STAS domain-containing protein yields MILKTNQIKDIVTAAILPNEASFTNAEMFKEEMITIIANGAKVVIVSFENVDYIDSSFLGSLVVALKYAMPRNVDIYLVALEAGCKKSFDTYTNG; encoded by the coding sequence ATGATACTTAAAACCAATCAAATTAAGGATATAGTAACGGCTGCAATCTTACCAAATGAAGCCAGTTTTACTAATGCTGAAATGTTTAAGGAGGAAATGATCACAATTATTGCAAACGGTGCAAAGGTTGTAATCGTAAGCTTTGAAAACGTTGACTATATCGACAGTTCTTTTTTGGGAAGCCTGGTTGTAGCATTAAAGTATGCAATGCCACGCAATGTTGATATTTATCTGGTTGCTCTGGAAGCCGGATGTAAAAAATCTTTTGACACTTATACGAATGGATAA
- a CDS encoding SpoIIE family protein phosphatase produces MLEEGLYDQQIIEMKTGDQLVIFTDGMIDIPCEGTKKSDYPFFVSKISPYLGQPESFKLIRTNVLDNINDSNQMDDASIIFIEKL; encoded by the coding sequence TTGTTGGAAGAGGGCCTTTATGATCAGCAGATCATCGAAATGAAAACCGGTGACCAGCTCGTCATTTTTACAGACGGCATGATTGATATACCCTGTGAGGGAACAAAAAAGAGTGATTATCCTTTCTTCGTTTCCAAGATCAGTCCGTATCTAGGGCAGCCGGAAAGCTTTAAATTAATCAGGACCAATGTTTTGGATAACATCAATGACAGTAATCAGATGGATGACGCCAGCATTATTTTTATCGAAAAATTATAA
- a CDS encoding response regulator — MNLLTDLPGNVKTILLVEDNLLFRTVMNVSLIRAGYRCLLATSATEALQLLIHEEPDMIISDYDMPEMNGFDFRQVVLQNSKFCDIPFVFLTSSTDNSLMLEGLNMNALDFINKETPLPVIISKLGNIIKTLENEHLKSIRELRIAADALNVKSIPSKDPEIAGFRINFWHKGYRGYPGGDFIDFVKVNDQFCFAFLGDIMGKKWKAWFFTFGFLSYIRAAIRFCVLDNDFGLDIIVQKINKLIYLDEGLQNILSSLSLILIDSYTGKIHYTGAGDLPLISHIPACRAYKYDSFFGFTSRIVGRGPL; from the coding sequence ATGAATCTGCTGACTGATCTGCCAGGTAATGTCAAAACAATTCTATTGGTAGAAGATAACCTGCTTTTTCGTACTGTCATGAACGTTTCATTAATCAGGGCCGGATATCGCTGTCTGCTTGCCACATCGGCAACGGAGGCATTGCAGCTCTTGATACATGAAGAGCCCGACATGATCATATCTGATTATGATATGCCAGAAATGAATGGCTTTGATTTCAGGCAGGTTGTACTCCAGAATTCAAAATTCTGCGATATTCCCTTCGTCTTCCTGACTTCCTCCACAGACAATTCGTTAATGCTGGAAGGACTGAATATGAATGCGCTCGACTTTATCAATAAGGAAACGCCTCTGCCGGTCATTATATCCAAGCTTGGCAATATCATTAAAACATTAGAGAACGAACATTTAAAATCAATACGCGAGCTAAGGATTGCCGCTGATGCTTTAAATGTCAAGTCTATACCTTCCAAAGATCCGGAGATTGCAGGTTTCAGAATCAACTTCTGGCACAAAGGCTACCGCGGTTATCCGGGAGGGGATTTTATTGATTTTGTGAAAGTGAACGACCAGTTTTGTTTTGCTTTTCTGGGCGATATTATGGGAAAGAAATGGAAAGCATGGTTTTTCACGTTCGGATTCCTCAGTTACATTCGGGCAGCTATTCGTTTTTGCGTTCTGGATAACGATTTTGGTCTGGATATCATCGTTCAGAAAATCAATAAGCTGATTTATCTGGATGAAGGCCTTCAGAATATTTTATCAAGCCTGTCGCTGATATTGATAGACAGCTATACCGGAAAAATACATTATACCGGTGCCGGTGATTTACCGCTGATCAGCCATATTCCGGCCTGCAGGGCTTACAAGTACGATAGTTTCTTCGGGTTTACTTCTCGGATTGTTGGAAGAGGGCCTTTATGA
- a CDS encoding glycosyltransferase family 2 protein, giving the protein MLVSIVTVNFNQPQVTEALLKSLKEVNTYPDIEIIVVDNGSKIDPVPEWKQKYPDIIFIRSDENTGFAGGNNLGIQYAKGDYLFLINNDTEVTSTLIRQLSDTMNGNPEIGMLSPKIHYFDNPGMLQYAGYTNMNYVMARNACIGQFEEDKGQYDSLSGPTGYVHGAAMMVRREAMEKAGLMPENYFLYYEELDWCERIRNAGYEIHTNLHALIYHKESVSVGKKSALKEYFMNRNRILFIRKNASATSFFIFCIYFLIAVVPRNLIQYLLNKEYNFIPVFFKAISWHFTNKTDSKFLGYPVIR; this is encoded by the coding sequence ATGCTTGTTTCTATCGTTACTGTAAATTTTAATCAGCCGCAAGTAACGGAAGCGTTACTGAAATCATTGAAAGAAGTCAACACCTATCCGGATATAGAAATAATTGTAGTGGATAATGGCAGTAAAATTGATCCGGTTCCGGAATGGAAACAGAAATATCCGGATATTATTTTTATCCGCTCCGACGAGAATACGGGTTTTGCGGGAGGTAATAATCTGGGAATTCAATATGCAAAAGGAGATTATCTTTTTTTGATCAACAACGATACCGAAGTTACATCCACTCTGATCCGGCAGCTTTCAGATACTATGAACGGTAATCCTGAAATTGGTATGTTATCTCCCAAGATACACTACTTCGATAATCCGGGAATGCTTCAGTATGCAGGTTATACCAATATGAATTATGTGATGGCGCGTAATGCATGTATCGGGCAGTTTGAGGAGGACAAAGGCCAGTATGATTCTTTAAGCGGCCCTACTGGTTATGTACATGGAGCAGCAATGATGGTAAGGAGAGAGGCTATGGAAAAAGCCGGATTAATGCCTGAAAACTATTTTCTTTATTATGAAGAGCTCGACTGGTGCGAACGGATAAGAAATGCAGGATATGAAATACATACCAATTTGCACGCGCTGATATATCATAAAGAATCTGTTTCGGTTGGTAAGAAATCGGCTTTGAAAGAATATTTTATGAACCGTAACAGGATTTTATTTATCCGAAAAAATGCATCGGCGACTAGTTTTTTTATTTTTTGTATTTATTTTTTAATTGCAGTTGTACCTAGGAATTTGATACAATACCTGTTGAACAAAGAATATAATTTTATCCCTGTTTTTTTTAAAGCCATTAGCTGGCATTTTACTAATAAAACGGATAGCAAATTCCTGGGCTATCCTGTTATCCGCTGA
- a CDS encoding glycosyltransferase family 2 protein, with product MKILFWTSLLIVFYTFAGYAIVLYALVKLRRLVKGKRTVPELGVHFPTLTLIIAAYNEEGIIEEKIRNTLALKYDADKLKLLFITDGSSDKTPDIISQFKEVDLMHSPLRKGKIHAIHRAMEVVDSEIVVYTDANTFLNAEALLYIARHYSDPKVGAVSGEKRVMQDVISDATAGEGFYWKYESALKKWDSELYSVVGAAGELFSVRRSLYRNVEADTILDDFMISMLIALQGYRIIYEPDAYASELSSDNIKEELKRKVRIAAGGIQSILRLKPLMNPFSNPILSFQYISHRVLRWTVTPFLLILTLILNILICIQSSDLLYQLILIAQCLFYLMAISGFMLEKRKIKVKILFVPYYFCIMNYAVFAGILRYIKGSQSSAWEKARRKSA from the coding sequence ATGAAAATTCTTTTTTGGACCAGTTTATTGATAGTCTTCTACACTTTCGCAGGGTATGCGATAGTTCTGTATGCATTGGTGAAATTACGAAGATTGGTAAAAGGGAAAAGGACTGTACCAGAACTTGGCGTACATTTTCCTACCTTGACACTGATCATAGCTGCATACAATGAAGAGGGCATTATTGAGGAAAAGATCAGAAATACTCTGGCGCTGAAATATGATGCGGATAAACTGAAATTACTTTTTATTACTGACGGATCATCTGATAAAACTCCGGATATCATTTCTCAGTTTAAGGAAGTTGATCTGATGCATTCTCCATTGCGGAAAGGGAAAATACATGCGATTCATCGTGCAATGGAAGTTGTTGATTCAGAGATTGTTGTATATACAGATGCAAATACGTTTTTAAATGCTGAGGCATTGCTATATATCGCCCGGCATTATTCCGATCCTAAGGTAGGTGCGGTATCGGGCGAGAAACGGGTCATGCAGGATGTAATTTCTGATGCCACAGCGGGAGAGGGGTTTTACTGGAAATATGAATCAGCGCTTAAAAAATGGGACTCGGAACTCTATTCGGTCGTTGGCGCAGCCGGTGAACTTTTCAGTGTAAGGCGTTCACTTTACCGAAATGTAGAAGCCGACACCATTCTGGATGATTTTATGATTTCGATGCTTATTGCACTTCAGGGATACCGCATTATTTACGAACCGGACGCTTATGCTTCTGAGCTTTCCTCGGATAATATTAAAGAAGAGCTGAAACGGAAAGTAAGGATAGCAGCAGGCGGGATTCAGTCAATTTTAAGATTGAAACCACTCATGAATCCTTTTAGCAATCCGATTTTGTCATTTCAGTATATAAGCCACCGGGTTCTTCGCTGGACGGTTACACCTTTTTTATTAATCCTTACTTTAATTCTGAACATCCTTATTTGTATACAGTCTTCTGATCTTTTATACCAATTGATCCTGATAGCCCAATGCCTCTTCTATTTAATGGCAATAAGTGGTTTTATGTTGGAGAAGCGCAAAATCAAGGTTAAAATATTGTTCGTACCGTATTATTTCTGTATTATGAATTACGCTGTATTTGCGGGAATTTTGAGATATATAAAGGGAAGCCAGAGCTCGGCGTGGGAAAAGGCGCGTCGAAAAAGTGCCTGA
- a CDS encoding Hpt domain-containing protein → MALQINPLLDTNYLEQAYGEDATIIHMIFDAFLSDSLPRWYTLKQALDEEDMEQAASILHGLKPSFTMAGLTWIRPKVEIMEKAVKDGATISSLKEQYEQISEEINQLMPILETESERLRKV, encoded by the coding sequence ATGGCTCTACAAATTAATCCTTTACTAGATACCAATTATTTAGAGCAAGCATACGGGGAAGACGCTACAATCATTCACATGATATTTGATGCCTTTCTGTCAGATTCATTGCCTCGCTGGTACACCTTAAAACAGGCCCTTGACGAAGAAGATATGGAACAGGCTGCCAGTATTTTACATGGCCTTAAACCATCATTTACCATGGCGGGCTTAACATGGATTCGGCCAAAAGTTGAAATTATGGAAAAAGCTGTGAAAGATGGTGCAACAATTTCATCACTAAAGGAGCAGTATGAGCAGATTTCGGAAGAGATTAATCAGCTTATGCCAATTCTTGAAACTGAATCAGAACGCTTACGTAAGGTCTGA
- a CDS encoding MlaD family protein: METSARKRSITVGLFVIVGILIFVVGILTIGSMKKVFSTNITIKTIFHDVNGLKPGNNIWYSGVKIGTVKTLRFLDNSQVEVMLNIEEKSQEFIRKNAKAKVSTDGLIGNKIIVIYGGTQKVPAIEDGDQLVVEKIESTEEMLAVLSENNKNLLGITSAFKTISKNILEGKGTVGMLLNDERLYNDVDKTLGSLKIASANAQTMTAALSGFTAKLNQKGGLANDFATDTVIMRDIRATVGKLNETVTSANTMVANLNTASADLNSNTTSPLGVLLHDEQTASNLKGTLKNLETSTEKLDENMQALRSNFYSAGISRKKQKKKPNNQPKQKPQNRLRNKFLIFLKKRYHNIFLCCDTFYICSINSRELFFNQ, encoded by the coding sequence ATGGAAACATCAGCCAGAAAACGCTCCATAACAGTAGGTCTTTTTGTGATAGTAGGTATTCTGATATTCGTTGTCGGTATACTTACAATTGGTAGCATGAAGAAGGTCTTTTCGACCAATATTACCATTAAAACCATTTTTCACGATGTGAACGGACTAAAACCGGGCAATAATATCTGGTATTCAGGTGTAAAAATCGGTACTGTGAAAACCCTCCGGTTTCTCGACAATTCACAGGTCGAAGTTATGCTGAACATTGAAGAGAAATCTCAGGAATTTATCCGTAAGAACGCTAAAGCCAAAGTAAGTACGGATGGCCTTATTGGTAACAAAATCATTGTTATTTACGGCGGAACTCAAAAAGTGCCTGCCATTGAAGACGGTGACCAGCTGGTTGTCGAAAAAATAGAAAGCACGGAAGAAATGCTGGCGGTATTGTCTGAAAACAATAAAAATTTACTTGGAATTACAAGTGCTTTTAAAACCATCAGTAAAAATATCCTGGAAGGTAAAGGTACCGTCGGAATGTTACTGAATGATGAACGCCTTTACAATGATGTAGATAAAACCCTGGGATCGTTGAAGATAGCTTCTGCAAATGCCCAGACTATGACAGCTGCACTTTCAGGTTTCACTGCCAAACTGAATCAGAAAGGCGGATTAGCAAATGATTTTGCAACTGATACAGTGATTATGCGTGATATAAGGGCAACGGTGGGCAAACTAAACGAAACAGTTACGTCGGCCAATACCATGGTGGCAAACCTGAACACTGCCAGTGCCGACCTGAATTCTAATACAACAAGCCCTCTTGGCGTATTGCTGCACGACGAACAAACTGCATCCAATTTGAAAGGCACACTAAAAAATCTGGAAACAAGTACCGAAAAACTTGATGAGAATATGCAGGCGCTAAGATCCAATTTTTATTCCGCCGGTATTTCAAGAAAAAAGCAAAAGAAGAAGCCAAACAACCAGCCAAAACAGAAGCCTCAGAACCGACTAAGGAATAAATTTTTAATTTTTTTAAAGAAAAGGTATCACAATATATTTCTATGTTGTGATACCTTTTATATTTGTAGTATAAATTCAAGAGAATTATTTTTTAATCAATAG
- a CDS encoding ABC transporter ATP-binding protein, which produces MEETAETGEPVISIKGLYKSFGDLKVLQGVDLEVLKGENVVVLGRSGTGKSVLIKIIAGLLKQDKGTVNVLGREVADLNEKDLRDLRLKIGFSFQNSALYDSMTVRENLEFPLVRNVANLTRASINEQVESVLDAVGLLNTINQVPSELSGGQRKRIGIARTLIMQPEIMLYDEPTAGLDPITCIEINELINEVREKYHTSAIIITHDLTCARQTGDKISMLLDGKFIKQGTFEEVFASEEERIKSFYDYNFIQ; this is translated from the coding sequence ATGGAAGAAACTGCGGAAACTGGTGAACCGGTCATTTCCATTAAGGGCTTGTATAAATCCTTTGGTGATCTTAAGGTTTTGCAGGGAGTCGATCTGGAAGTACTCAAAGGTGAAAATGTAGTTGTTTTAGGGCGTTCAGGAACAGGAAAATCTGTTTTAATCAAGATTATTGCTGGCCTGCTCAAACAAGACAAGGGTACGGTTAATGTACTGGGGCGCGAAGTAGCGGATTTGAACGAAAAAGACCTTCGTGATCTTAGGTTAAAAATCGGCTTTTCATTTCAAAACAGTGCGCTGTATGACAGTATGACCGTTCGCGAAAACCTTGAATTTCCATTGGTCAGAAACGTTGCGAACCTTACCCGTGCCAGTATTAATGAACAGGTAGAGTCGGTTTTGGATGCGGTTGGATTATTGAATACCATAAATCAGGTACCATCAGAACTTTCCGGCGGACAGCGTAAAAGAATTGGTATTGCCAGAACACTGATCATGCAGCCGGAAATTATGCTCTATGATGAACCAACAGCCGGCCTTGATCCGATTACCTGTATTGAAATCAATGAGCTTATTAATGAAGTCCGGGAAAAATATCATACAAGTGCGATCATCATTACCCATGATCTTACCTGTGCACGCCAAACTGGCGATAAAATTTCCATGCTTTTGGATGGCAAGTTTATAAAACAAGGAACTTTCGAAGAAGTATTTGCTTCGGAAGAAGAAAGAATCAAAAGTTTTTACGACTATAATTTTATTCAATAA
- a CDS encoding ABC transporter permease: protein MSATQKDKVFTKGLDSAFLAVYNGYVFFIRFFREIFRGRNEFPEIVKQCYAIGYKSLFLISLTGFITGMVFTKQSRPSLAEFGATSWLPSLVSIAIVRALAALVTALICSGKVGSSIGAELGSMRVTEQIDAMEVSAVNPFKFLVVTRVLASTITIPILVFYCTMVSLLGAFLNVTLNEGTSFRSFFENAFEQITFLDIGTSVAKAVAYGFTIGIVGCYQGYNANKGTEGVGKAANSAVVISMFLIFIEEVIIVQVSNYFRI from the coding sequence ATGAGCGCAACGCAGAAAGATAAAGTTTTTACGAAAGGTTTGGATTCCGCATTTCTGGCAGTCTATAACGGTTACGTTTTTTTTATTCGGTTCTTTCGTGAAATTTTTCGCGGCAGAAATGAATTCCCGGAAATTGTAAAGCAATGTTATGCTATTGGGTATAAATCTTTATTTCTGATAAGTCTGACAGGTTTCATTACTGGAATGGTTTTTACCAAACAATCGCGGCCTTCACTAGCCGAATTCGGAGCTACTTCCTGGTTGCCGTCATTGGTTTCCATTGCTATTGTCAGGGCACTGGCTGCGCTGGTTACAGCATTGATTTGTTCCGGCAAAGTCGGATCAAGCATAGGTGCAGAACTTGGGTCTATGCGAGTAACAGAACAAATAGATGCAATGGAAGTTTCAGCGGTAAATCCATTTAAATTTTTAGTGGTAACACGGGTTTTGGCATCTACTATAACTATTCCTATCCTGGTGTTCTATTGCACAATGGTCAGCCTTTTGGGGGCTTTTCTTAATGTAACCTTAAATGAAGGAACGAGTTTCCGGTCATTTTTCGAGAACGCGTTTGAACAAATCACCTTTTTGGATATTGGAACTTCAGTAGCAAAAGCAGTAGCATACGGTTTCACCATTGGAATTGTTGGCTGTTATCAGGGTTACAATGCAAATAAAGGTACCGAGGGTGTAGGTAAAGCAGCCAATTCTGCGGTGGTAATATCTATGTTCCTCATTTTTATAGAAGAGGTTATTATTGTTCAGGTGTCAAATTATTTTAGAATATAA
- a CDS encoding EcsC family protein: MTDYEEKIRHELHKWQIRMQKHPSRIDRASKFFQDKINNIIPDKVHDAITVTIKQMTRMVLFGAEFTTSEPVVHLNSLEQTENAVKSRISFYKKAGAAEGGIIGAGGFLLSLAEFPILIGIKMKLLFEIAALYGRKTDDYRERLFILYIFQLAFSSQKNKQTVYVQMTDWSSKSQDLPNEIHQFDWKNFQQEYRDYIDLAKMAQLIPGIGAAVGVVVNYRLINQLGTTAMNAYRMRWIEERNILENNTEQAKPLELKH; this comes from the coding sequence ATGACTGATTACGAAGAAAAAATAAGGCATGAATTGCATAAATGGCAAATTAGAATGCAGAAGCATCCTTCAAGAATAGACAGGGCATCGAAATTTTTTCAGGATAAAATAAATAATATCATTCCGGATAAAGTTCATGATGCCATTACTGTTACTATAAAGCAAATGACACGTATGGTGTTATTCGGTGCAGAATTCACTACTTCTGAACCAGTTGTTCATTTAAACTCACTTGAACAAACAGAAAATGCAGTAAAATCCAGAATCAGTTTTTACAAAAAAGCCGGAGCAGCAGAAGGAGGTATTATTGGTGCTGGTGGTTTCTTGTTATCACTTGCCGAATTCCCTATTCTGATAGGAATAAAAATGAAGTTGCTTTTCGAAATTGCTGCACTGTATGGCAGGAAAACCGACGATTACCGTGAAAGGCTTTTTATTTTGTACATATTTCAACTTGCCTTTTCAAGTCAGAAAAACAAGCAAACTGTTTATGTTCAAATGACCGACTGGAGTTCCAAAAGCCAGGATCTTCCCAATGAAATTCATCAGTTTGACTGGAAAAATTTTCAGCAGGAATATCGGGACTATATAGACCTTGCTAAAATGGCCCAGCTGATTCCCGGTATTGGAGCCGCAGTAGGTGTAGTTGTTAATTATCGCTTAATCAATCAATTGGGAACTACTGCTATGAATGCTTACCGTATGCGCTGGATTGAAGAGCGAAATATATTAGAGAATAATACCGAACAAGCTAAACCTCTGGAACTTAAACATTAA